The Aspergillus flavus chromosome 2, complete sequence region CCCGGAGAAATACTTACAATCGATTTGAGATCCGTGAACTTGTCGACCGGTGTTTTTCAATTGACGCagtccttctttctctgcctCCTTACCCTTGAGGCATCGCGTGGGGTATGGCGACCCTAGGCGGCGTCCCCGATAATAAGTACTTTGAAGACAAAGCATACTCTAATTCGTCGCCCATGCCTGCACGTATCATCCTGTATCCTGACCTCAGTGCTTCCACCTCATCTTCCCAGCGTTAGGCGTAGCACAGGTACCCAGTCTGGTACTTGGCCGCGTTCCGCTCAGGTATTCCCAATGTCTTTCGGAGATGACCGAGGGAGTGATACATGGGACAACTCAAGGTTGCCATATACCACCCCATCGTGCTTTGACAACGAGTTATGGGCAGCTCCACACATCAATTATAAGGATAGAAGCATAACGCCTTCTACCAAGCTTCCAGACCTCAATAATCGGCTTGTGTCCCCGGCTGATATTAATGGTAATGTATACTTTGACTGTTGTCCCTGGTGACTCAATCTAGCCTCTCGCATCGATTGCCAGTAGCGGCGCTGATATAGACCGGCCAACTTCTAACACGGCCGTCGAATCATAACTCAAGGTCAAGGGATCTTTTGCCCACTGGATCTCTTTCTTGATGGACCATTTTAGCAGATAGTATTCCTCAACCCACTGGGCTtaacaacaaccccaacatcTCATGTCTCCAAAGTCCTTGGACAATCTCCTCGAGACCAGAACAAGTGTCAAGGCCCATGTTGAAAGCTCTCGAAACAAGTCCTCAATCGAGGATTCCCAGATTCAGAAAAAGTCAAGACAGGATCGAGCCTCAGGCTCAAGGATTCGACCACGTGTGTAGTATTCTTATCTAAATGCGCAACGACGCCCTCACAGTCCGACTCCACAGGGACAATTAATCTCTTTGCAGGGTAGTCCAAACATCCTGCCTAGCAGTTCTATATTCGCAGACGACGGATTGGCTGAGGCCATCGGGGACTCTCTGGTCTCGATGCTCGATGTCTACGACGACGGTATTTGTGGCGGCGGAATTCATTCGCGCCCCGGTGCTGGCCATGTAACAGATGTGTTTTCATGCTGTCCGCGATATGTCACTATGAATCTATTAACCATGGTTGAGATGCCCCGCGAAACTGCCCAAGCAGACCAAACCCTAGATGCTTTCTAGGTTTCGTGTTCTCAAGTTCTTCGTCGGTAGCGCCGGCGGCGCCACCAAGGGCCAGGACTCGATGGAGAACCCACTGCAGACGAAGCAACCGGGTATGTGTCTAGCCAGGTTACCAGTATGCGGTTAGCGTATATTGCTGACTGGATCTCCTTCCCGGTTCCAAGCCTCAACAGCTTGACTATCTTTTCGCCATTCATTATACGTGAGGAAATGGTTGCAAGGGCCAGGGATAAGGTCTTCACTGAGTCACTGGAGTCCCTACTGCCGGTGGCCCTGCTGCCCCTGCTGTTGCAGGTGCTGTTATTCCTGGATCCTGGAATAATTCTTGCTGCTGCCTGCTTGCCTATCATCATAGGTCGGTCGTGACAGGATGCTTTACTACTGGTGATGTCTCTCGAAGTTGACCCCCTGGCTTCTACCAGATAGAAGACCACTGCACGCTCCTTGATGGGCCCCTATGTCCCGCTCTCCATACTGCCCcacccaaagaaaggaatatGAGGACTTCTCAACCGACCTCTCTGGCAGAGGAGACAAAGACGCTAAAAACGCGAGTCAGCGCTCTGCTCGAACCGCACCGAAAGTGCACCCAGGTTTCCAGACAGCTGAAGCTATTAAAAATGGAGAACTCACGGCTTCTGCCAGCCGGGCACGTTTGGCCTCGTATAAGGTGCTTGTAGCACCACGCAGACCTTTACGGTTGCCAACCATTATCAAAGGAAACAATGCCGTCAATTCGGGCCCCTCACGGCGATAGAAGCTGAGATTACCACTCATACTGTACTTTGCCACGGTGTCTTGTCTGGCTTAATGGGTGTTGTTTTTTGCCATTGATTCTGCTCGTAATAGATTTATGCACCCGCGACAGAGTGTCTTCTCAGTAGTTCATTGGCTAGATGACATTTTTGAAATGTTCCAGTTGTTCAACTGCTCCCTCTATCAATGTTAACCTCCATCCTTGAATCAGGAGTCAAACACTTACCCAATTACTCAAACCATGGGGCACTGCTAGAATATCCAGAGAAGAGAGCATTCACAGCATATCTGTGGAACAAGGTAGCACTTGTAGGATGGCATCTTAATAAGGTCGGTGGCCCTCGTTCTCAGTGAGTCAGGGTCTAACACTGCTGACTGAAGCTCGCCTGGTAGACTTACCTATGGTCTTTACTTTGGTCGAATGTCTCCACGAACCGTATATGTCCAGAGCCATGGGAAAAATGAGATCGGTGTGTTGTCTGATGCTTGGGTTAGGGTTGTAAGGAACgtccctttctttccttcgtGAAGGAGGATTAGGTGCTCTTAAGGTATGTTCGATTCGTATGAGGGTGTTAACCTCTCATGTGGGTTATCATGGGGACGTTTATTGATTGGAGTTCAGAGCTAAGTGTAGGGCTTAGTACGTATGGCTATGGTAGCGATGTTGATGTAAAGGTCCTATGAACAATGTCCAACTTGGGTAGATGATGTGGTATGAGGAGTGGGAGTAGATTTTACAAGGACAGATTGTATGGACAAAGTATTCCATTAATTCAGGTTCTTCACCTAGGATATTCGTCATGAATTATATAAGTGAAGCGTGAAGTCGAACTATCTTTTGTGAAAAAGCTACCCATACAGGATAGAGACAGTGAAGATGTATGCTATACGATGTATGCACTTCAGAGCAGATAGCCTGCCGCTATGCCAAACCTAACGCCGATATCTACTTCCTCTggggaagccctgttctcaAACAataagaaatatagtataggAGAAATATACTTCAAAATCATGCCAACATGGTGGTATCTCCGGGTAAACCCAACCGTAAATGCAAAGAAATCTCataaagaaaatcaaagtGTATCACTATCCCGTCTTGTCGGGCTACCGTTGGTAGCGCGGCAATGACTCGTCCCCGTGCGCATTGCCACCAACCAGCTGGTGATCCCCTTCGTCATGGAAGACGGGAGCGCTCGGTCCATCAGCAATACTGTTATGGGAAGGTCCATTTTCATCGGGCGCACTCGCCTCCATCAGTAACCGTTGTCGCTCTAGCTCTTGTTTGTCGTCGCCTGGAACGGAACGCTGGCTCATAGAACTGCTGCCTGGCACGACGGTTTGGACCGATTCGGCCGAAGTCAACGCTTGTGGCACTGTATTCTCGGTCGGTGAGGGCAAATGATGGTAGCCGTTGATGTGATCATCTTCAGGAAGCACCGGAGCCGTGGGAACATCGGTCGACGGTCCGGCTTCCACCTCATTCGGCGGTTGACTGGGCAGTAGCATCTGCTCGGCATGCCGCATACGCGCCTTTTCGTCGGTCGGCTCTTCCGATTGAGGTGTCGATACAATCTCGCCCAATGATTGGTACTGTGGCTGGGACTCCTCCCCATACTCCGGCCAGAACAGCTCCTGCGGCCCATAGTCTTCCGGCGACGGATGTTCGGATTCTCCATTGGGCACGGAGTGCTGATCTACCGGCCAAGGTTCGCCATCTCCCTGAGCATGTCCGCCAGAGGACTGCAGATCCGAACTCGCCGCAGCCGAGGAGGTGCGCCGCGGTTGGTTTTTCCGGCGATGGGAATCTCTTGTCCCGATCACCACCTCGAAGGCGACAGCGACGACACCTTTCTCCCGCCGGATCTGATCGGTGTCTAAAATATTCCCCGCCCAGTTCGCCGTGATGGCGTTGCTGTTGGCATCGGTTGGATTCAGGACCATTCCGCTGGGAGAATAATTACTGCCTGAGGTGACCAAGTTGAACCGCGGCAAGAACCGCTCGGGCGAGGTGAGCTTGCCGCGAAGATCGACAACGACCTCGACATAGTAGCGAAAATTAATCATACTCCCCGGAGTACGCGTAATAGTGGGGAAGGTATCTTCGGGGATGCGGATGGACGTCTTCACGATCGCCGTTAATGTGGTGGGATCGACCACCAACGGCGCGAACGTCTGCGCCAAGTCCTTCCGGAAGACGCTGCTGGTCCGGCTGGTGCCGATCGTCAGACCGCCCAATCCCGTTCGGGATCGCGGATAGATGTCTTCATAAACGGGTTTCTTCCCATTCGCGGAGGACCCAATAGGAATCGACGGGTGAAGGTCAATCCGCCCTTGACGATAGAGTGTGATAATAATCCCATGCGCGCTGCGCACCTGTTTGCAATGATTGATGGTGACTTTGATAGGTAATGTATCTCCGGGTAGTACGCCCGCGCGCAGAACCTCCGTTTTAGCCGTGATGGTCTTATCTCCTAAGGAGGGTGTGAGACTGCGCGCTTCACTATTTCGCAGTCCTGTGCCGGCCGACGAGCTCGGGTCACTTGCGATTTGGAAGCTTTGACTGCTGTTGCTCATCCGACTCGACGAGCTGACGTTACTGGGAGCGGGACTTAACGGAGGACGATGATCCGAGCCCGCCGCGCCACTGACCGAGACATCCACCGACGTCGAATCCGGTGCCGCATCCGAGCTCGTCGACTTCGTTTTGGCCTTCGATCGCGTGCGTTTCGAGACCGGCTCTAGTGTCACGACACGGGCTTTCGGGGCAGGAAAGGGGGCGATATCAATATTCTCCATGAGGTTCACGCGTCGGCGGCAGGAAACGGTTGGGTTGATGGTCGTCGGCTTTGTTAGGGTGGACGTAAGCATATACGTAATGGTGCCTCGTTCGAACTAGACGCCGCAACCGTTAGCGAATGGGGGAACCTGCGTGAGCCACAGTGGATACGCACACTGATGCTACTGGGGAGGGCATATGGCGGAAAGACCATCTCAAAGCGAAACTTGTAGATGCCCTCCTTAAGGCGGCCCTCTCCACAAAGGACGACCTCGTCCTCGAACAGAGTGGCCAGCCCATTGCCCAAGTATTCCGCCCCTCGGCGCCCGCGCCCAGGCCCGAGAAATCCCACATCTGGGGCCGTCTCCCCAGACGGAACCGTATTCTTAAACACCTTGACATAACCATGTAAACAAACCACGAGATGTGTAATGCGAACGGGACGAGCGACGGTAAGGACGACGGTCCCCTTGATCACATCCCCCGGAAAATATGAACGCCAAGGGTCGTCGGGTTCGATGTAGAAATCAGTAAGACTGCGATTGCGCTGACCGAGTGACGAGCGAAACTTGTGTAAGAGAGAGCTGCGATTCCGACCGAGCGgcgacgaggaggattgAGCGGGGGGAGAGTTGACGGACATGACCCACAGTCACACCTCCCTCAGTCCATACACGAGGAGTGGAGGTGCTAGTTGgtaagagaaagagagaaacaggaaggaggaaagagggGCGACAAAGGAAGGGAGGGTAAGGGAGGGGAGTTATGCAAGAACAGAGTCAACTTCAATATCCACAGTATCGAACGACCAACCAGAGACAACGAAGTCGGATAAGCGGACAAGCAAGGGGGATAAATGGTGAGCCTGGTATGGCTGAAGGACCGTTCCAAATTCTCCGGTGCAGCCAGATAAGGCCGTGCAAATGAATCAATGACTGATCGATATTAACAACCAAATGGAACCCGATCGATCACTCGATCAGTCAATCTGCCAGTCGGGAGTTTCGGGCAAGCAATCCCACCAGACCCAATGTCAGCGTCGGGCGCAAATGCCGACCGGGGGAAACAAACACGCGACCGAATAATGCTTGTTTTTTCTTGGTCCAAAGCTTCCTTTTTCCGTTGTCCCTCGCTTGTCCCTCCAATCTGGAATTGCACACGCGATAGGGGAAGGTCGGAAAAGGGATCCTATGTACAAACGGCGAGTCGGATGGAGGGGGTGACGGCGAAGGGaccgagagagagaggagggggggaagaggcGCAGGAGAGTCACGAGAGGAGATGACAGGTCCGCATCATTGAGAGAGAACTGGCAAGAGGGTCAAGTATCGCCCTCAGCCCCGGAAGTACAGATTGCCGGAAGTGAGGGAGAGAGCgagagaaagacagacaAGCGTTTTGAGGAGACGAGGATTCAATGCGGGATCGCAGGATGAAGGCCAATGGAAGGAGAGGGTCGGGCAGGTCGGAAGGCGCCCCGTCTGCAGGTAGGATGTCGAGTGATTTGTTGGGAATAAACGGCGAGGGAGTTTTGGTGGAGTTgagttgaaggaaatgagtTCGCGATAAGCCAGAGGGCGGAGAAGTGGAAAAGCCAACGAATTCGCGTGGCCCGTCAGTCAAGCTTTTGTTCTCATGGGCTTTGAGACTTGGCGCCTCCACACCTGTCGGTTTTAGAGTTATAATAACTACCCGTTATTTGCGTACATCAGTCGCTTCTGATTCTCTAAAGATGATCATTCCCATTCGCGCAAGCCTTCCCCTTCCACATAATCCTCCCCGTAACACTCCCTCTGcaacatctccatcgccTCCCGATCGTCCCCGACCACTTTCCTCACAAACCCTTCCAAGATGTAGATATTATCCGTCCACATCTCGGCCTCCCGCTGAAACTCCTGCAcctcatccttcatctcctggATCCCCTTGTCCCCATCCATGCTCGCCGACACAGCCAACCACTCCTTCCGTAACCGCTGAcactccttctccaactccgcctTTTCCCGCATCAACCTCTCTCGCTCACCGGGTCCCAGcgccttctcatcctcttccttctcccgtTTCCTGACCGCCAATTGTCtgtccagttcttccttaCTGCTCCGTACCCGATCCACTTCTTTCTGCAGCTGTTCCACCTTTTCCTCCCGTTCCCTCTTCTCATCTCCACCGAAACACCAGTACCAGTTCCCACTTCCGATCTTCTCCACTCGGATCTGGCCCTCGTCAGCCAATTCGTGCAGGTACTCTTTTACTTGCATGCCGTTGATCGAGGCGATCGAGGGGAgcatcttctccagctctttgAGTGTGTGGCAGGTGCCGGTCGAGCGGAGGTGGGAGACGATGCGCGCTTGTTTTTCGGTTTTGGTGAGTTTGGGAggctattttttaattagtttgATGTTGTTTGATGAGTGATTTTCATTGGTTAAATAGGATAAATTATGTGGCTTTGCCTTGGGTGGTGGACGTACCATGGTGTGAGTTATTAATTGTAGACT contains the following coding sequences:
- a CDS encoding pH response protein PalF, encoding MSVNSPPAQSSSSPLGRNRSSLLHKFRSSLGQRNRSLTDFYIEPDDPWRSYFPGDVIKGTVVLTVARPVRITHLVVCLHGYVKVFKNTVPSGETAPDVGFLGPGRGRRGAEYLGNGLATLFEDEVVLCGEGRLKEGIYKFRFEMVFPPYALPSSISFERGTITYMLTSTLTKPTTINPTVSCRRRVNLMENIDIAPFPAPKARVVTLEPVSKRTRSKAKTKSTSSDAAPDSTSVDVSVSGAAGSDHRPPLSPAPSNVSSSSRMSNSSQSFQIASDPSSSAGTGLRNSEARSLTPSLGDKTITAKTEVLRAGVLPGDTLPIKVTINHCKQVRSAHGIIITLYRQGRIDLHPSIPIGSSANGKKPVYEDIYPRSRTGLGGLTIGTSRTSSVFRKDLAQTFAPLVVDPTTLTAIVKTSIRIPEDTFPTITRTPGSMINFRYYVEVVVDLRGKLTSPERFLPRFNLVTSGSNYSPSGMVLNPTDANSNAITANWAGNILDTDQIRREKGVVAVAFEVVIGTRDSHRRKNQPRRTSSAAASSDLQSSGGHAQGDGEPWPVDQHSVPNGESEHPSPEDYGPQELFWPEYGEESQPQYQSLGEIVSTPQSEEPTDEKARMRHAEQMLLPSQPPNEVEAGPSTDVPTAPVLPEDDHINGYHHLPSPTENTVPQALTSAESVQTVVPGSSSMSQRSVPGDDKQELERQRLLMEASAPDENGPSHNSIADGPSAPVFHDEGDHQLVGGNAHGDESLPRYQR